The Pleurodeles waltl isolate 20211129_DDA chromosome 7, aPleWal1.hap1.20221129, whole genome shotgun sequence genome contains the following window.
GTGgataattatattgtatattgtagatattcattttaacatgaacAACAAGGCAAGGGGATGTTTTGCTTGGCTAACTAACAAGAAATACTCTCAAAGTGCCTTGCTACATAACCAGAAAAGGAAAATAATAActaattttaaagaaaacagaagagcatcatcaatcaatcaagatttttAAACCGCAGCTTATCACTcggtagggtatccaggcgctagcAGGTCCTGTGGCtctttcgaacagccaggtcttgaggggctTTCTGAATTGCGGAAGTGAGGTGATTGTCCGGACTTGTGGGGGAGGCTATTCTAGGTCTTTGCTGGAATGTGGGAAAAGGTGcaacctccacttctgctttggttggTGCAGGGACTATGGGCGAGTGATAAGAAGGTGGAGCAGAGTCTTGTCAACGATTGGTGGCATTTCAGGCAGTGGTAATTgtaggcaggtccttggttgtgtagagccttttgTGTGTGGGTCAGTGGCTTGAATTGGCATCCCTTCAGtatggtgagccagtggagttgcctgagatggggtgtgatgtgggttcatcagggAAGATTGAGGATGAGCCTGGTTGCAGCGTTCTGTATCCTCTGGATGAATTACATGCCAAGTGTTAGGTGGGCGTGGCTGCAGagaattacattaaaaaatgatTATAATTCAGTTAAGGCTGACGCACAAAGTGAAGATGATTTTCATGCTGAAACGTGAAACTCTGGAAAATAGAGCTTCCAGCtaaataatatatttaataattGGTGGAGAAATACTGCATTGGAGTCACACGGGAAAGGGTGCTTCTTAATATTTCCAAAGCCAAATTAAGATACAATTCTTTTGATGCCATAGAATTATTTTGACATCTTTTGTGTGTTAATCATTCTTAGGCCTCTTATAACAAGCCTATAAATGGTGATTCTTCTCAGGTGAAAATGACACATTCAAGAATTACCAAACGTGCAGTGTATATCAGTTAGTGGGTGCACCATGTGTTTCGTTCTATTTTGCAATCCTCCAGATGTGGGGTAATGTACTTATAATGTATGCTATTCTCTGTTTTAAAGTGAGCAAAAAGCACATGTTCACTGTTTCCCATGCTGAGTTGCAGAGgttttaaaatagaaaaaattaGGTGTGCAAAAACCTTTAGTGTGCATGGTTTGACCTCAGGTTGTAATACTGAGGCCTTCTTTAGCAGCTATGTTGGTGGACTTCTTATCAGACCAATTATTTACAGAATTTCAGGTAACATTGAAGACAGCATCAATGGTGAGGTAGACAAAAAAGTAATCCTTGAGGTGGTTGAACCTTGCAACAACCCCATGAGTTTTTCTGTGGTTAAGGTGCTTATTTCTGAAACTGAAAATTAAGcccgtcattatgaccctggcggtttatagactgccagggccgcggtggtgctctgactgccgccaaagcggtggtctgacCTCTTTGGCGGCAGTCACacccccacattatgactgtgggggTTCGgccacagtcagaccgccagcactgccaattTCCCTTcactggaggaaatggaggtgctgGCGGCCCTAAtccactagggcagcgctgcatgctgcaccaccctggggattatgagcccccTCTCTGTCAGCTTTTACATAGTGGTTGCACTGCTATGTAAATTCTAGCAGAGATagggtgcaggggccccatggaggtCCCTGCacatgtccatgcacttggcatgggcagtgcagggacccccatgtacAGCCCCGTTGAGCTTTTCTGAGCAAAGGGTGCTGTGGCACCCTACGCACCCAACATTGCCACCCGCTCCAAGataagccagcatcaatgttgaggGCTGTTCCCCGCTGGCCCAGGGGGCGGAAATTAGCTGACACAACGGGGAACTTGTAATGTGGCCCActggaaggcagccgcactggtggcaactggaccgcaggagtttggtgggcggcctcttccacccaacaaactcaaaatgaccccctaagtctatacGTAAATTACTGAGGGTTGTAAATTATCACCAAATCAGACGCCACCCTATTCTCAAAGCTAATGagctaaatgacaaacagaaggctATTATGGTGCAGGGCACTGGATCTGATACGCAGCAACTGGTGGGTAGCCTAACTGAAGTAACAGTATGAGATCACTTGTCCTTAGCCAGAAGGCCATTATCAGTTTAAGGCAAAGCCAAtttgtaaacagaaaaaaacagcaccTAGCTTCTTCGTGTTGGCCAATTGTGCACTAGCTGGCTTGAGGGGATTGACCGTAGACTACCTCTATGATATAGTTGTCTTTTATGTCGACATGATCACATGCTTCAAGTCCATAACATGTTGTAGGACCAGCAAAGCACTAAACTGgctttgaaaacaaaaaatatcaACATGGACGCAACTCCATAGTATGTCCTTTGTATCAAGTGAGGTGTGCATCTTCGAGTCAGGATGTAATCAATTATGGGTTGAGAGCCCGCTGGGTTCAGGCCTTCGCGAAGGCCTTTCTATTTCTGGTGGTATTACCAAGATTTCTGGAGGACAGTTGTCACTCGATTCTCAAAGGCAGTGTTCTCAGAAACAATCAAAGCAAGCGAAATTGTTCTCATCGGTTCCACTGCCCTTTAAGTAGCTTTTCTTAATCAATGTGCACTCGTTCTCGCAATCTGCTATTTAGAATAAACGCAAACGAGCGAGAACGTTATCACATTCACCCTCTCTCATGGTTTGCACCTCGGGGTGGTTCGAAGGACGGCTGAAGATCAGCGAAAAACGAATGAGTTATGTAACGTTTTAAACCCTGTGCCAAATGTACCCACACACTCTAAGCCAACATGAAATAAAAATGGGTTCTCTTTAAAGACTACAACATTCCATGCATTTGCTAAAGGAATTACTCACATTGGATGCCCTGGGGTGTCAGAGCTCAGAGACCCTTGCTGTTGGTGGTCTGCCCACCGTAGCCCTTTTAGCAGCCGCAGACAGGTGAGGCTGCTGGTCAGTACATGGACGTCACCAAGGAAAGGGCGCCACTGAATGCCGCGTGCATAAACCGCACGAGCCTTGCCACGTGTCCAGAATATAAAGTACTCATGTAAGAGGAGTACACGTGTTTGGCAGTTTCTTTGAACTTCGCCATCTCCTTGGAAGTAAAGGCAGGGCCTGCTGAAGTATTTACGGACACAAAGTATATACGTACCTTTTGACAAGGTAGGTCCAAAAAGCAAACGTACACGTTTTCCAAACACGCGTGAACAATTCCCCAGACTTCAATGTAAAATGTATGCCGTGATGCCAAGGTCGTCTTCGTTATCGCCCATCCGAGTTTCTTCCCAGTGTAAAACATGTAACCATTTTGTGGAGAAAAAATATTTGAAGTGTATAATGGACTGTGTTGTAAATGAGTGGGAAGTTGTTGCATTTTGGTCGAGGCTTGTGAAGGCACAGATGCTCAGGCAGATAGATCATATAACAAGGGAGCTCAAATGAAATAATAGCAAATAATAATTCCACAAGGTGGCGATAGAAGCCCGCTTAACTGAAATCTGCACTTCTTCAGCACCCCGCCCTCCTCAGCTGATTTTGAATTTCTACTCTCGAGAAAACAGCGAGGTTTGTGATTACGATGGATCGGAACTGATCACCAGCAGCTCCCATTATAATCAGCAACATTATATTGGAATTTTCATGCAGACAACCCCCGTGGATTATTCACGACATGCCAATTTCCAGCAAACGGTGTTCGGTGAGCTGGCGCCTGCTTTTCCTGCTCTGCACTTGCTCTGATCTCGCTCGTGGGCAGATCAGATATTCCGTCCTCGAGGAGCAGGACCGGGGCACCTTTGTGGGAAACCTCGCCAAGGATCTGGGCATTGACGTCATCGGTCTGAACTCCCGGGGACTGAAGCTAATGTCGAGAGCCCAGAAGCAGCACTTCCAGGTAAATATGAACAATGGCGTCTTACTGACGAGTGAAAGGATTGACAGAGAAGAGCTGTGTGCAGAGAGCCCCTCCTGTAAACTGAATGTAGAGCTGGTTATCGAACATCCGTTGGAAATGCACCGCCTTGAAATAGAGATACTCGATGTGAATGACAACGCGCCCTCTTTTACCGAAAATGAGATCATCCTTAACATCTTCGAGTCGGCGTTGCCGGGCAGTGCGTTTTCAGTCGGAAGCGCCACCGATCCTGATATTGGtacaaatgccatccagggttacAGACTGAGCCATACGGAATATTTTGACATATTAACTCAAGCCAATTCTGACAAAGGAAAAACTACAGAATTGGCTTTAAAACAAGTTTTAGATCGAGAAAGTCAGCCGATTCATACACTCACTCTGACAGCTTTTGACGGCGGAGATCCCAATAGATCAGGATCCATGAATATTGTGATCAATGTGATGGATACGAACGATAACGTCCCCACATTTGACAGGGCGGTGTATAATGTCAAACTGTACGAAAATGTGCCCATAGGTACTAGGGTGATTCAGCTGAATGCCACAGACTTGGACGAAGGTCCGAATGGAGAAGTTGGGTATTTCTTCAACAAGCGGGTTCCCATCAGTTTACAGAATCTATTTCACATAGAAGAGACAACCGGTGTGATAACTGTCCGGCAAAATATGGATTTTGAAGACACCAACGTTTACGAGTTTTCAGTAGATGCTTTGGATAAAGGGCCGTACTCTGTGGCCGGCCGTTGTCAGGTTCTTATAGAAATAATGGATGAGAACGACAACGCTCCGGATATAACACTAACCTCCATCTCCACCTCAATTCCAGAGGATGCTAGACCAGGGACTGTGATAGCTCTGATGATTGTGTCTGATAGGGATTCGAGCATCAATGGACAAGTCGTGTGCAGTGTGCCCTCTGCCCTTCCATTTACCCTCGAAAACCCATACAACAATCATTACTCCTTGATTGTCAAAGATCCACTGGATCGAGAATCTACCGaggagtacaaagtcacagtcacTGCTGTGGACAAAGGATCCCCTCAGCTCACCTCCTCTACAACCCTTAAAGTGCGAGTTTCAGATATCAATGACAATAAACCGAAATTCACACAGCCATCCTATGAACTGTATGTGATGGAGAACAATGTCCCAGGGACCCACGTGTTTACGATATCCGCTACAGACCTCGATGCTAAAGAAAACGGATACCTCACTTACTCAATTTCAGCAAATTCAACTCTTGACAGTTTTGTCTCTATAAACTCAGAGAACGGTAAAGTCTATGCCTTGAAGTCATTTGATTATGAAGAAATTCAACATTTGCAGTTTGAAGTGCACGCAAAAGACGCAGGTGTTCCATCACTTAGCAGCAGTGTGACCATCCACCTCTTTATACAAGACCTCAATGACAACGCACCGACCATTTTACAATTACAGCCACAAACCTCTTCCTTTGGGATTGAGGTTCCCTCTCAGTCTGTGGATGCGGGTTATCTGGTCTCAAAAATAGGAGCAGTCGATGCGGATAGTGGTTACAATGCTTGGTTGGCTTATGAAGCCATAACACCAAAGGAGGCCTCTTTGTTTAAAGTTGGACTTTCAACTGGGGAAGTTCGAATATCTCGTCCCATCAGAAATCACGATGCAAGTCACCACAAGTTGGTCATTCGTGTGAGGGATCACGGAGAACCAGTGCTGTCAAGTACTGTCACGCTGAGCATCGCCTTCACGGATAAAGACAAAGAAATGCAAAACGAATTTATGAAACACACAGAAGACGAAGACCCAATTTCAGATGTTAATCTGTATTTGGTGATTTCAATAGCTTTCATTTCGTTTATTTTTTTGGTAATAGTTATCATCTTTGTTGCCTTGAGGATCCATAGATCAAGTACCAGCATGGTAGAATGCGACCAGTCTTCAAATGCTGATAACCGTGGTAGCTGGTATTATACACAGAACAGTAGCTATAAGGTGTGCCTGGGGAATGCAACACACAATATTTTATTAGTTAGCAACCAGTGCTCACAACGCTCAGAAGACAGCATCAGTAAAAGGAGAACAATGATGTCCAAAGAGCAAACACCGCAGAGCGTCGACGACCTTTTAATGATGGAGGAGAACAAGGTAAGATGTTTTTATTGTGTATCTTACATCTTTATTGTGACGTCTGACAGTTTGTTATTGACATACAATTGAAAGAACTAGTTAGTGCAAGTGAAGGGAGTgcatattttgtctttttgtgatattAGAGGTGGCCCTTGCACTTTAGTAAATGCTATAGTGCTAGCTGAACATCAATGAAGTGCGGAAGCTGACAAGTCTGCGCCTTGTTTTTAAAGATGGCGCCAGTGGATTGAAAGAAATCATACTCACCATTGGAAAGCTATCACCGTAGGAAGGGAATGGGACTGGACCACAAAAAAGTTTTCTGTGAGTAGCTAGAACATACATCTTACTTAGTCGTCCTTTGTTCCTGAACTCCAAAGGGTAAAGCACACCTATTcttcaaaaatcttttttttttcgaaATTGGCTTAATACATACGTTCAAGACAATAAGATTGATAGAAGGGCTGGGTGAATTGCTAATTTGTCCGTACTGGTGGGTGAATCCAAGGAATTTCGCATTTCACATGGAAGTCTAAACCTTCCCTAGTTTGTCCTAGTTGTCATTCTTAAAATTCACCATTTCCATATGGCATGATGTCCTGTTCAACAAAGTCTTGTTTTGGCCGTTTTTTGCCTTTATAAATTGCCTGGTGCTAAGGAACTTGCTAGCTACCCCTCCCTCACTCCACTAGCAACTCCCCAAATCTCGGAATTTGCCTGGGACGTTAGGGGATAGTGAAAAGAGAAAGATCCTGGCACAATTGAAACAAGCTATGCAGCAGCTGCTGCTCTGGGTCCTGTGTGGCAGGAAGAAAGGGGAGGGGAGCAATGATTTGCAGATTGTATGGCTTTTGCATTTTATAGCTTTATAAATTAAGCATGTTTAACTACACAACGTTGTGAACCATCAGGCTTCTTAAGTGTGCACAGCCTCAGTTACAAGCTTatccatttagggtctctctcctagaaatgtattattattattactaccatCAATGTTAAGTCATGATTCTTTTGACAAAAATAACCATAATATTGACAATTTGATTTTGTATGCTGCTACAAATTAAACTAGCATGTGTTCCAAATAACGTGCTAGGGAAACTTAATTCAATTCTCGCAATCTTCTTACCTCTGAAAGATGAAAGACCAGATCTTCAGAGCCTTAATGAAACCTGTGTTACAATTGGTGCATTCAATAGATTTACATCAAAGATGTGTTAGTTAACCGAAGCTAGTTATTGCCCACTTAATGCTCAACCACCTGGGAAAGCACCATTTGCAACATGGAACATTTGACCTTCAAATTTCTCATCACTGCCAACTACATCAACCACCAGCCCCCCCCTTCCCATGGACCATGGACTATCTTTGGCAGTATCATCACAGGcttcatcaccccccccccccatacataCCTTCTTGACTCCAGCACCTTCATCCTCCCCAGTGAGCTCAACTACCACCTGGAGGACCTCACTGATCCCAACTTGACCAACCTGCTCAAGGACCTGTGCAACCTTGCACTTACCCACACACCACCAGACCCCCTACTGGACCCTATCTTTACCATTttcagcaacatcacagtagaCAACCCCACACTGATCATCTGGTCAGACCACTCCCATGTCAGCTTCAGTATACTCATCCCACACCACCCAAAAACACCATGACCTTAATTGCAGTGAGGACCGGAACAAGATCTCAGAAGCATCCTGGTCTTCCAACCTCCTACAACACTGGCTATGACACAACAACAACCACCTGGAATCCATCTCCAAATTCAGAGCCTCGATCACTGCCTACACAGACAACGTGACTCCTCTCAAAACCAATAAAGCCACAAGCAAGCTTgtacaaagaagaactcatgctcTCCACACACCACTGCAAGCAACATGAATGCAGATGGAGGCAAAagcaggatgacacagacaaaagcaccTATAAATCTGCCCTCAGACTAACCATCAGAAATCAGATCCATAACACGCTCTGTGCACACCAACCACATTGAAATCATCACCAACAATGTAAAGGAAGTCTGTGCCATAGTGAATGACTTCACCTCTCTGGCAGCAAACTCCACAAGCATAAACGCCTCTCAGAGCCTATGCACCCAGCTGTCCCTATACCTCAGCAACAAGATTAAGAGCACCTATGACAACTATGAGTTCAAGCCAGACCCTTCCAACCTCGCAGTCTCGTGCCCATCTCAACCAACACCCAGATCGCCTGACCCATCTTCACCACTCAAGAAACTGCAATGACCATGCAGTCTATACACTCCGGAGCTCCCTTGACCTCCTTCCCTCATTACATCTTCATGAAAGGATGAGACCCCTCAGCACAGCCCTCACTTCAATCGTGAACAGCTCATTCATTGCAGCCACCTACCTGTATGCCTGAAAACACTCTGCGGTACCCTGTCTCCTCATGAAACCTTCAGTAGACCCGAAGATGCTAGCCCCCTACTTGCCTATCTCCCTGCTACTCTACCTGGCAAAAATCATGGGAAAAGATGATAAACAAATGCCTAGCCACCCACCTCCCTGACAACCACCTCATTGTTACCTCTACAGTATATCCATATTCAGGCCCGACCACAGTAAAGAGACCTTCCTTCTTGCCACTTCTGACAATATCCGGATGATCATGGACAGGGGTGACCTTGCGGCCCTTGTACTACTGGAgctttccgcagccttcaacatcCTCTCCCACCCTATCATTATCCAACAACTGCACAACCCCAGCATCCATGGACTTGCACTTCACAGGATTTGTTTCTTCCTGACAGGCTTCACCCAGTCGATCAGTGTGACCCCCTTAACCTCAGACACCTTTCAACTCATCTGAAATGTAACACAAGGATCCGCACTCAGACCGCTCCCTGTTCAGTGCCTACATGACCCCAATCGCCAATATCATCCATGCCCACAGAATCAACATCAGGTGGTACTCTGATGACACCCTGCCCATATTCTCCTCTCCAACAAGATGACAAACACCTGGACCACTTTCTCTACCAGCATGACCAAAGAACCAGATGGATGAAAACCAGCTGACTCAAGCTcaattcagacaaaacagaagtagtaaTAATCAGCAAAGATACCTCGTTCTGAGACTCCACTTGAAGGGCTGCCAAACTCATTCCTACACCTTTTCCAACAACCCATGCAGAAAACCTCAAAATAGTAGCTGACAACGAACTCACAATGACCAGTCAAGTGAACACACTTCAAATGCTTCCCTACCACCACTCAGAGAATCGTCACCCAAGCTGTCATCACCAGTAAGTTGGACAAAGCACTTTGTGCCTGAAACAATGCTGAACTGACCTGAATACTCCAGTTCACATAAATCCATACAGGAAGGCTCACACTCAACCTCTCATCCCTCACTCACATCACCTTGCACCTTGAAGAGCTCCACTCCAGTGTGCCCTGGAGTCACCTTGCTAAAGCTCCCACAATTGAACAATGTCTTGAAACAGGAAGTGTAAGCATTTATATTTCTCTTCATCACTATTACAGTACCAGGATACCTGTCTGTCTCTGTGGCAGTTCACACTGTACACATAACTAAATTATATGTCAATGTGGAGTTTAATCTTTAATCTAGTGTAATTAATGGCCTTGTGTTGTGTTGCTCATTCTCAAGACTACGAACAGAACCACATCTCTGTTTCCATTCTATCTTTGACCACTTGCTGTATTCAATGTATTTAATAATTGTAAAGGAGCATAATGAATGACCCTTCTTAAATGAAACAAGCAAAGCATCACAAGGCTCAACTGCTACAGTCTGATGCACACTGTGGACACTGATATGGGGGATCCCAGCATGATCAGGGGTTGCTGGGTTTCATTTGTGTCAATAAAAAGACTTTTGCCTCTAGTGTACCCTGGAGTCACTTTGCTAAAGCTCCCACAATTGAATACCAAAACCCTTTTACCCTTTTGACTTCAAGGTAACTAGACAGAATGGTCCAAGGCTTACTCATGGAGGTGGTCTGGTCTAGCATCCCAGAGTTCTCCAAGCACCATATTAACTCACTACAAGACTACCTCTCCAACCAATGCTTTAATTTGATAAGAACAACATCCTTTATTTTATTCAAAGTGAAATGCTACAtgtgaaaatataaatgaaaaaacagACAGAAACATCTAACAATGTAATACACAACACATAGACTTCTAACTACTGGCTTTGAACATGTTTTTTTCTAGAAGCTACTGCCAATAGGTGTTGACAACACACCATCACAACCAATAAACTAATGCCTTTTTGGCCTTGGCAAAAATATTTGCAGAATTAAGAAGTCATTGACTATTGACTTGAGCAACAATGTATCACTATAAACCTCTGCTTGCATATTGTGGCAGAGGGATTTTCACAAGCAACAGACCACTGTCTTTTGATTTGATCAAAGTGATTTTCACTATGTATTCCCCACTACCTGTGGACTTTGACGACAGAGTTTAGGTGGTGCACCAGTCAAATGAAAGGTTAGTGTTTTATTTCCTGAAATACTTCCTGAAAGCAGGCACACAGAGGGTCCCCTGAACTCCCCTCAAACTGAAATATCTCCACAACTGTTCTGCAATATTGGGTGTGATTTGTGTAATTTGAAAGCTTCCAACATCACTAGCAAACCCACAGAAAAATCCCACATGAGGGAGAAGGACAGAGCAAGCTCAGTGCCCTTTGATAGTAATCAGGTGCATTCACTGAGTGTTTCAGGGACAGAGGAATTACACTGCATCTGTTTGGAGTGATAATCCTTCAGTGGAACTGCGGTACCAAAAGACAGGTGCTCCTCTTGGGGATATTTCGTCTTTATTCTTGATAGATTTCAGCTCTAATTTCAGGACCCTGAACTTAATGTTAATGTTGCAACCAGTCAATCATATTGCTGAATCCTGAGGGTCTCAAGTAATATGGCAAGACAGTGAGCTATATTTATTTTGAGATACAAGGTAAAGCtaattgaggtaactataactggtgaatttatacaATATTATGTATATACAGCTAATATGACCCCCGGGGCAACATAgaattaaataatataaacattaTATACATGGTAAAATAATGATCCCTTATCGCTAAAATAAAATATGCTCTGAAATTTCTAAAAAACACATTCAGTTAAAATATACACAACCTCATAACTAATGTAAACAGCCCACAGTCATATTAATTACAAGAATCTCACTTTTTTTGTTACTAAATTATAATTTTCTAACACTAAAACATTACCTACCCAATCCATAAAACATCTTAAATCTTCTAGAGATTAATAATTATtacaaaagcaaaatgtaaaattaaatatttaaataaaaaaagtgagaGCCACATTTTGTGCAATATGTATGGCTAATGGacgtgagtgtttgaaaagcttcagcactccgtccatcatcctttcaccctaagtggccagggtatgcccagacatgggtctcttggccactgtgccactggattcaagctagcctggctgctatGAGCTGGTCtaaggaggtcctggcctggcagttcggactggtctgttctcatagggagcagggtcaagactgatttccatatggctggttccaaactgaggtgtcaaggtgggcaaaagaacaaaggatttaacccagatctgcaactggggttgagtgtttgaaaagtttcagcactcttccatcatccttttgggttgctaaagtcaccctatgtAGCCagattatgcccagacgtgggtcccttgttcactgcaccactggattcaagctagcgtggctgatgaggggtgacaccccgaaaccggtcccaggatgcttgtttccagtccaggaaggacctggcctggcggttcgggctggactgtcccattGGGGACATGGTAagtattgatttgcatatggctgggtccagactggggtggtatggtgagcaaaagaacaatggattagaaccagatctgtgactcagggtgagtgtttgaaaagtgtcagcacttcgtccatcatccttttgtgttgctaaattcgctctaagtggctagggtatgcctagTCATtggtcccttgatcactgtgccactggattcaagctagactggctgatgagaggtgatccCCCGaaattggtcctaggatgcttgtttcaggtccagggaggacctggcctctcagtttgggctggactgttcccatgggaacagggtcaagactgatgtgtgtgtggcttagtcca
Protein-coding sequences here:
- the LOC138245659 gene encoding protocadherin alpha-6-like isoform X9; this encodes MPISSKRCSVSWRLLFLLCTCSDLARGQIRYSVLEEQDRGTFVGNLAKDLGIDVIGLNSRGLKLMSRAQKQHFQVNMNNGVLLTSERIDREELCAESPSCKLNVELVIEHPLEMHRLEIEILDVNDNAPSFTENEIILNIFESALPGSAFSVGSATDPDIGTNAIQGYRLSHTEYFDILTQANSDKGKTTELALKQVLDRESQPIHTLTLTAFDGGDPNRSGSMNIVINVMDTNDNVPTFDRAVYNVKLYENVPIGTRVIQLNATDLDEGPNGEVGYFFNKRVPISLQNLFHIEETTGVITVRQNMDFEDTNVYEFSVDALDKGPYSVAGRCQVLIEIMDENDNAPDITLTSISTSIPEDARPGTVIALMIVSDRDSSINGQVVCSVPSALPFTLENPYNNHYSLIVKDPLDRESTEEYKVTVTAVDKGSPQLTSSTTLKVRVSDINDNKPKFTQPSYELYVMENNVPGTHVFTISATDLDAKENGYLTYSISANSTLDSFVSINSENGKVYALKSFDYEEIQHLQFEVHAKDAGVPSLSSSVTIHLFIQDLNDNAPTILQLQPQTSSFGIEVPSQSVDAGYLVSKIGAVDADSGYNAWLAYEAITPKEASLFKVGLSTGEVRISRPIRNHDASHHKLVIRVRDHGEPVLSSTVTLSIAFTDKDKEMQNEFMKHTEDEDPISDVNLYLVISIAFISFIFLVIVIIFVALRIHRSSTSMVECDQSSNADNRGSWYYTQNSSYKVCLGNATHNILLVSNQCSQRSEDSISKRRTMMSKEQTPQSVDDLLMMEENKQPKHPNPDWRYSASLRAGVQSSVHMEESAVLRGVPAGLEQQWPTVSSATTEPEGGGEVSPPVGAGVNSNSWTFKYGPGNPKQPAPVIPPDFPDNFIIPGSPAIISIRQDQPPSQTAEKGNFITFGKKEETKKKKKKKKGTTKTTDKKEKGNSTTDNSDQ